The following are from one region of the Bernardetia sp. genome:
- a CDS encoding YHS domain-containing (seleno)protein gives MKFFKLHIHYIFLLGLIFIINQNLQAQKLTEEYCVKHFNLDKGVAIEGYDVVSYFVENKPQKGKPSISARYLGVIYRFATKEHRDLFIKNPQKYMPQYGGWCAYAMGAKNEKVTMNPENYKIVDGKLYLFYKNFFTDTLEDWNEDEENLKKKANENWSEVK, from the coding sequence ATGAAATTTTTCAAATTACACATTCACTATATTTTCTTGCTAGGATTAATTTTCATAATCAATCAAAATCTACAAGCTCAAAAACTTACAGAAGAATATTGTGTCAAACACTTCAATTTAGATAAAGGAGTTGCTATCGAAGGTTACGATGTTGTTTCTTACTTTGTAGAAAATAAGCCGCAAAAAGGAAAGCCTTCTATTTCAGCAAGATACTTGGGAGTAATTTATAGATTTGCTACTAAAGAACACCGAGATTTGTTTATCAAAAACCCTCAGAAATATATGCCTCAGTATGGAGGTTGGTGTGCCTATGCAATGGGAGCAAAGAATGAAAAAGTAACGATGAATCCAGAGAATTATAAAATTGTAGATGGAAAACTCTATCTTTTTTATAAAAACTTCTTTACTGATACGTTAGAGGATTGGAATGAAGATGAGGAAAATTTAAAGAAAAAAGCAAATGAGAACTGGTCGGAAGTGAAATAA